AAGGTAGAATTTCTTACGGCACTGAGATCATCTTGTTCTTTGCATTCGAGGGCAGGCGAGGAACACCAGCTTTATTTTTGTCTTTCTCTGATCTTATGTCAATCATAAGATAATTCTGTGCGGTTATCACGTCGAGCGCCTGAGCAGGACTGAGATTGCCTGGTGAAGAGCAAAAGAAAGGGACAAATAAGAACACAGTCGTCCACCAACAAAAATAAAGTTATTTTTGCAAGAATGAAACATGAAGCGTAAGAATTGGTAACCCAACTCTTGTATCATGTACATATACTTGTAGCATTTCATGTACCGTGTTACATGTGGCAAAATAAGAGTTAAGCTTGGAGTCTCCAAAATTGGGTGTAGATTGAATGAATAATGAACATTATCCAATTTTACGTATGAACCAGTCAAAAAGAAAAGTCACACTAAAATATATACAATAAAAGCTCAATGAACAAAAGATATTAACAACTCTAAGGCTTTTAGATTTTTCTATAATGTTGTTTTTACATAATTAAATGCATAGCTAATGACTAGCAAGACTAAGACATTAAATTTAAGGTAACAAGCTAAGTGATTCAATATGTAGGTCAACCAAGTAACCAGATATTAAATGATATATACTGTACCTGCACTCATACAATTATCTACTTCATTCCACATCCCAAGTAAACTGTAAGTCAGAATTGCTCGTTGTTagtctctttttatttattacaaGAACTTCATTGTTCCTTAATAAGTCTAACTTCAATCTTATGCCAACAGAAGAAATTGATGCAGTCAAACTATTTCGCCACATTACCTTCTGCAAATTTCTCTTAACCAAAAAGTACAAGCTATTTAATTATAAATACAAAATGGTAAACCAATCCTCCTAAGTTCTCGAACAAGATGATCTGTTTGGAGAACAATGCTCTTCGATATAAATTCTCATTTAGTTTCTCTCCATTAATCCCTTATGATCGATGTCTTCCTTTTTTGCAAGCATAACTCAACTATTGCTCCAAGCTACGTAATGTAAGTTTCATGCATAATTGGTGTTGTTAGTTGCATAAACGTATAAAAAGACTAGATTTGAGAGTCAGAATATGTTTGATGAAAACCACATTTCTGGTTGTTCATCGAGCATGTAATTCACCTTTATAACCACGGAAGTTGAAAGAAATGGTGGACCAAATTGGTGGGAGAAGAAGGTATCCAACAAACAATGCTCCGGCAGTGACAACAACCACTGAAGGACTAGAGGATGTGATCTTCTCCACGGTTGCCGAAGCAAGGGGCTTTGCTCCTTCTATGATTTTTGTTGTCTGCTGTGCTGCATCGGCGATTGTCTGTTGAGATAAAAACTTCATCAGGAAGGTGATCCTCTGTATAAACTAGTACTAATGGAATTTGAAGAATCCAGAATTAGAGAGTTGAAACATCAATAATATCAAGATTCCACAATGAATACATAAGTACTTTGGACAGCCATAATTCGACAGAGAAAGAAACTTGACAGGCTCTTAACAGAAGTCATGTTAAATAGGATATTAATGTGAAATAAGCGTAAAAATGACTTGGAAGTTTAATCTCCTAGGAAAATAACTACAAGATTGATGAATAAAGACGATTTTTTATTTTGCAAAGGGTAAAGGCTCATGACCCgacctgaccaaaatgcttaagaccTGTCCTATTACTAGATCGGTTCTATTACCAAATGTCATAACCCAGCTGTCTATCGATTTTATTTGACGTAAATCActtaccaaaatgcttaagttgaaattgataataatattctCATTCGACCCTTATATgttaatcttaatcttgtccattTCCGATATAGGATATAGGATCTTGCAATAATCTATCATGGTCTTTACCAACGAAACCCCAGCCGACATCTGATAAATTTTACATCTAAGCTAGCCAGTTAAGCTTAAAATTGAATAAGTTCTTAACTACGACATAGGAAGTCGAGGGTTCAAAACCACATCTGATAAATTTTACATCTAAAATATTGGTATGATAGGGGGCTCAAAACCTAATTTAAACTTCTAAAACATTGGTCTCTAAGGTGCTAGCTAACTTGTAAAGGATCATCTTAAGGTCCTAAGATCAGAACCAGTCTAACACCACTTACCAGTagcaaaagagagagaaaaaaagtatCTATCGACATTTTGTATTTGGCAATTAGAAAATGACGCACATTTAGCCTGGAAtgcagagaagaggaggaggaggaggagaacaaaGAAACAACCTGTGCTGCGGTCAGAACAGGACTTGGATCAACCCCAACGCTCTGAAGCGCTTCTTTGGCCTGCTTGGAAGCATCGGAAACCACCGGAGAGGCGATCTTCAAAGCCTCCTTACTGGCGCTCTGCAAGATCGGTAGCGCGGCGTCGACTCCTGGCTTGAGCGTCTCCGACAAGGACCTGAACACGTCCAGGGAGAAACCCCAAACACTCGAACCAACATCAACTACCTGGCCAATCGTGTCCTCCGCCTTCGATAgatggagaagaaagaaaagatttaGGGCAGTGATCTAAAGATAGAGAAGAATGGGGAAGGGGGCGTCGTGTGGAACCTTGGTGAGGGAGGAGACGATGTCTTCCTTGGGGAAGGAGAAGGCCCTGGCTTCGCCGGGGACGGCTGCGGAGAGGACGGCGACGAAGGAGAGCGCGGCGGGCGTACGAGGTGGGAGCAGAGGAAGAGATTGCTTTGGGTGAAGCAGCTTGGACTGATGATGTTGTGGCTGCGCCTGTTGTGGTTTGGACAGGGGAGGGCGAGGACTGGTCGACGCTGCCGCCGCAGCTCGGAACGCCACCATCgccatctcctcttcctcctcgtctcccTCCCCCCTCGCTCTACTGCTGCCGCTGTGTGTGTGATCGATGCGGACTTTTAAGACTGATTCGGTTGTGGTTGGCTCGATCGGGCGACGAGTGGATTGGGTGCGTGCGACAGTCGGCGATCGAGTGGTAGGTTGTGTTCGGTATAAGAGTAGATCTTCTTCGCCGGACCTTTTGTGTGGTGGAGGGTTGTCGAAGAATCTGACGCTGGATTGTGTGGACGAGGAGATCTGCCGGGTGATGACGGTGAGCGCCGCCGGAGCGTCCCAATCTTCTGGAGATTGCCTATTTCGTCCAATGCAGGGAACAGTCATCCGCACGCCGCCGCTGCCCCGCACAGATCAGGTTTTTGAGAGCCCCACGCATGCTTTGGGTCTCTAATACTGTACCCTTTCTTGACATAGACAGGTAATCTTTAGAAAATTGTAATATGTTTACAATTACTTGTAAATTTTGAGTTCTTAGCTCCATTATCTCTTAAAATACAACAAGATTTATTATCACCTCATAGTGATTGTTATTCACTAATTCTTAACTTGCTAGGCTAAATGTCATTAAGCATTGCGCTATATGCGTGTATATATCTTTGAATCTACATGTATGCTTGCCTACTTTTCATTAAAATCTACAAATGCTCCTATTTGCCAAGTAAGCACATAGAGAGCTCAAGCAATGTATTCTCTTATGGAAATCAAATTAGAAATCGTCATCTGTATCACACGTTTGATATTTCTAACCAACGTTAAAGTTTGATCTCAGAATTTTGCTATGAATAATAAAAGATTTATAAGTTGAAGTATAATTATTGTATATCAAGTGAATGATTCATAGTGTCTATAGTAAAGGGTGAAGAATATCTAAAAACAGGAAATGTTTTTTAAATTGTCCTGTTTTGGGCCCATTGTTTTAGGTTTTTTCTGTCCCATTTTTAGAATTCCTTAATATTTTTTTCCCATAATATTTGAAATGCTTTCCGCCAcgatccttttctttctttttttgtcctatttttatatattatattttttgatattattaaatatactataatatgatataaaaatattataattagatcgAGTCACTCCAAGTCAAaaggttaaaaaaataaatgattgacTATGAAATTAAGAATATGATTTTCTATTAGGTATTAGGTTCGAATGAATCCTATTAGAGAATTGAGAGGCAATACCCGTGAAAAATTCAAAAAatgacttctttttttttctttcgaaatttcGTCCTTGTGTTTTTGTTTTTAGAAACAAAAAGCAATAAAATAAGAACATCAGGGAAACAGAGCGAGAGCACATCAAACTGGGCCGGACTTCTCCGAGCCCAACACTAGTTTCGTCCCCTAATCTTCCAGGGATTGCACTCTCGGGCTCTCTAATCTCTCCTTGGGGAAGAGAGAAGACGGTCAGAGGGGGAGACTTCCCAGGGTTCCTAAACCTACTCCTCTTGCTGCTCTTCTTCTTTTCTGAGATGGAGGCCGTCCGCCTCCCGAGTCCgacgagctgctgctgctgcttctctcgGTCTTTGATCCATCGAAGACCGTCTCTGCTCCTCCCCGCGAGGTACCCTCTCTTGATTCTTGCTCAGCTGTTTTTCTCTTGGCTAATCTCTCTACTTTTTTGGGGTATAGATCTTCTTGAACGTTTGCTATTTTTGGGTTCTTTTTTTTGTCGGATCGCAGGATGCCGGCGGGGAAGAGGGCTGGCGGAGCAGCATTTGGGACTCCGAGGTGCTCGTTGGACGCGGCAATCGGCGGCGGCAACTATAGTTACGGTACGATAGATAGTTTGAGGTTTGTTTACTTTGTTTGACGCAATTTAAgggtaaaaaggagaaaaaaaagagaggatcTTTTACTCTCTTGTTTTCAGTTCCAATTGAACTTTCTATTCTTCGTTAAATAGCCTAATGAACTGTGATCAGCTTCTTGGGATTTTGtaaaaggaaggaaagaaaacACAGAAATAGATGTTCTAAATAGAGGTGGCCAAAGGGTGTTGGGAAATTCCTGCATAGTGATACGCAGTCAGAACTAAGGATTTCTTCGTTCCTGCTTAACTTTGTACAGATCGAAAGGTAAGGAAAAAATGTCGTACTAAATATATTAAAGTAGATGGTATAAAATCAACTATCAAAAGATAATCTCGTTAAATGGATTCGTACCAGAGGCCAGCCTTGAATTGTTGCCACTTGCTTTTGTTGTCTAACCAGATGGTTTGAACTGAATTAATTTTGTCTATCATACATTAGGATGGAAGGCCGTGTTGATGGAAAAGACATACATGTACAATATAGAGGTGCCATTTTATGTGTATGTGCTTTTTCTAGGAGACACACTAGGTGCAATTCTTTGGTGCACTTTGTATGCCATCTTGATTGAGATGAAATGCAAAACTTTGGCCTCGATGAACCTCTGGACTTAGCACACCTTTACTAAATTTGGTTCCGTGTCGTTGAAATTGATTTCTCTTCATGCCTTAATATTCAGGAACCAACATGGCACACACCATAGTCTGTGAACATGCTCTGTCAAAGCTATTGGCTCAAACTAGAAATATGTTTTTCTTTATCGGTATGTGACTATGTTCTGAGCTATATGTGATGAGTTCTTGTGTCTAATACTGATCTTCTTATACTGTCCATGGATATTCTAAGCACATTTTTCTATGATTGGCCATTTGGCCCTTTTAGTTCTTGATGCATATGAGCATGACAATCATGAGGCGAGTTCATACATGAAAACGTaaacaacttttttttttctcgatgCTTAATCATAGATGTGGCATCAGGATTTTTTTTATCATCCTTTTCTGTATTTTTGTTGGATCTTTTATTTTGCATACTGAAAACAGAAGTGGTTTTAGTATCTGACTTTTTTTCCTTCAATTCACAACTGTATTCCACTATAATTTTTAAAGTAATTTTACTTTATTTTGCAGAGTATGTTCCTAAATTTCCTAGGATGAATATAAGGGATCCTTATAAGTGTCTCGGAGTCGGTCATGATGCCTCTGAAGAAGAAATCAGAGAGGCACGCAACTTTCTTTTAGAACAATATGCTGGGCATGAAAGCAGTGTGGAGACCATTGAAGCTGCTTATGAACGAATACTGTTTACCAGTTTCAAGGAACgtaagaaaacaaaattcaattTGAAAAGCAGGTTAAGAAAGAAAGTAGTGGAATCACCTCCCTGGATGAAAAGATTGCTTGAATTTGTTGAGTTGCCTCCGACTGATGTGATCCTTAGAAGACTTTTTTTCTTTGTCTTCATGGGAGCATGGAGTGTGATAAATTCTGCTGAATCTGGACCTGCTTTCCAAGTAAATTTTCAATTTCTTTGTCATATTTTATGCACTACTATGCCTGTTCTAAGGGTTTTTCTCCTACAATGCAAGGCTGACAACCTATATTTGATGAAACATTTTCTCATCATCTTGTTTGTTTGCTTGAAAGTGCCTTTGAAAGCTGTAATCAACCATAATTTCCTGATTCAGCTAACAAATTTTGATGAGCAGTAGTTAATATTTGCATCACTACCTTTGCTAAGTACAGATTGATTGCTCGATGAACTATTAATGCTTCTTCATCCTGTTTTAGTATACACCTACTTGACCATACATAGTTCATGAGGTTATTGGTTGGCTGTTTAGCAATTTTCATCAACTCAAATCGGCTTTCTGTTTCTTAAGTACCTTATTGAAACCATGCTATTTGAATCGACAGATGGTCAGGAAACCTTGGGTGCACAGCACTTGACTATGTTTCTATTTCTAACTTAGCTTCTATCTTCAAAAATTAAACAGTTTTACCTGGATTAAGTTATGTAACTTTCTAGCAATTTGAACCGGATCGATGTTCACCTCCAATTCATGCACCTAAACTGCTCTGGAACTGGGCATTTCTTTacgtttcttttttatttattttttgaatgTATATGAAGCCAAGCTATTTGTATGCTAGTATTGATATGGCCTGTGGTTTACAATTTTGCACTCGTCTATATTCTGCAGGTTGCTCTATCAATcctttcatgtatttatttcctcAATGACAAGATGAAGAACCTTGTCAGAGCATCGGCAACCGGGTAAGTGAGAATGCTACAATATCAAAAGAGTTGATTACAACAAAATCTCTCTGTTGCTTATCAACCACATTAAATTTCAGATTCGGGGTGCTTCTTGTTGGGTGGGCTGTTGGATCAGTTGTGGTACCTATGATCCCATCAGTTGTACATCCGAGTTGGACAATTGAACTCTTGACCTCTTTGATTTCTTATGTTTTCTTATTTCTAGCATGCACCTTTCTCAAATAAAGCCATTCTACCTTCTTGAAACATGTAGAATGAACTTTGGATTTCATGCAACCATCAACTAAATCAGCTTCCTCTCGGGGAACAAATTTTTTGAGCCATTTGTTTTTCCCTTGTACACCATAAAAGTGCCTGAATTCTTAGTAACTATGTATGCTTAACACCTTTAAAAGATTAGTTTCTCAAGCTCATATTCATTGTTACACTGTAATTTTCTCTTCTAATTGTCATCTGTCGTCACATAAAAGGAGAATAGGAACCTTATTCTGAAGGCAGCTATCCCTAGTGCATGTTGAGGAGctatttgagagagagagagagagagagaacatgtGCTCGTGTGGTAAGCGTTGGCCATGATATTCTTTTTTGTCTCCAACCATGTCCTTATCTGAAGGTCAAAAAATTTTTTCAATGCTGTTTAAAGTGCAGTCTCAATTAATTATTGCTTTAGTACTAACCTCTTAGCAAACATGATGGCTTTTTTGTGTCCAAATCTTTtacttttcttctctcttttgttAAGTATGGATACATATCAAAACCTGGATTGGAGTGATAACATTGCGTTTCGTTTTTCCTGTCCGTTAAAGATTGATAGGTTATTTCATTCAGTAGAATTCTGAAGTTTATGGGCCACCTTCAGAGTCTCCCGTAAGATGTGTTGTTTGGCAAATATCTCCATCAAAACGTGATGCCAATCATTTACAACTTTGAAAATGTAGCATCTGTGAGTGAGGAAACCACAAGTTACAGGCATACACTGAACCAAGGTGGAAAGATCAACGAGCATAGGGATAGTAACCCCCGTGCCTCTTAGCTCTATTGTTTCGCAGAGCACAACAACCAATTGAGTAGACTATGATGAGAAACACAAGGAGGGCAACATTGAAGATGGAAACCGCCTTCCACTTGGTCTTCAAGGTTGCAAGCACACCTGCCTTGCATGAGCCACAGTCGTAGCACAGCTTGTCCTGGTCATTGCTCCACAGTTTGCAGTCAGCATCTGTCGATTTAAGCCCTGTTGTGGGAATTGTCCAAAAAGTAGCATTCTTGTACTGGAATCCACAGAATGTTGGGGGCTTGCAGCACCCAGACTGCATCAAAGATCGAGAAGTGTGGTGAGATATGTCTGACTTGATGTTTCTTGGTTACTTATGAATAGTGTAGCAAAATCAAATATAAACAAGATTCATCATAGTTGGAATTATTAGAGTCAGATAGTCTTTCTCTAATCTATTTGTTTGCCTAGCTCAATTGTTTTCTGCTATCGCAGTTGCACGCAGAGAAAACATGAGAGAAAAATAATGTTACGATTGATTGATGTTCTCTAAGAATatcctctctcgctctctctctcagaATTTTTGCTAGATAGACAATCTAAAAGATAGAAACTCTTCACTGAACGACCACAAAGAGCACATCGTCATCGATCAAAGTAATTAACAGTGAGATTGAGTGATTTAAGTCGTAAAAATAAATATCTATTCATATAATAAGACGGTGTTTATCGACATTATATTTCTTATATCGATGAAAGTTGCCGTGTATTACGTACGAGCAAGGGGAGAGGAAGCAGCACCTGTAAGGGTGATAGGTTTTTGGCGAAGAACTGGCTGGCCTGGAGACCAGCGAAGCCCTCAAACCCGGCGCATACTTGTGCGTCCTTCAAGCAGCCGTCGATCTGCCTCCACGTCTCCCAGTTCTCCACCCTCTTCTGCAGCCATCCCGAGTAGTCGCTGAGCCGGTACTCCTTGAACCCCACGCCCGACACCGCCTCGCCCACGCCCTTGTTCGTCACCACGAACGCGAAGATGGTGAAGACGATCATGGCGAGGATCAACAGGAACATCACGAAGAGGTAGAGCCACATGAAGAACGACACGCGGCAGCAGGCGCCGATCAGGCCCAGCACCGACACCACCAGGAGGAACCCGCCCAACACGAGGAGAGGTAGTTGCAGGAACCTCTCGCACTCCGTCGCGGCATGGAGACGGAACCACAGCCCGGCGCCGAGGATGGGGAAGGAGATGAGCAGGGTTAGGAAGTTGAGGAAGCCCACAAGGCTGTTGCTGATCTGAACCATTGTCTTCTTCCTTGTTTGACGTCGATCAATGCCAGTGAAGCCTTACCACAAGAAACATGCAACAAGGGAAGACGATCTctcgctctttctctctctttgtcttCTGTCGTTGGAGAAAGAGGAAGGGATACAGTTTGGTCTCAGCATTTCATAATAAAGAGTTGAGAGGTTGTCATGCAAGGTGAAAGGGAGGGAAAGAAGGAACAGCAGGAGTGGGCGATAGATGGGTGTTGGAAGATTCGTGAAAGATAGATGGAGGGTAGAGATGAGAGGCATCTATATAAAGGATGACAGTTAGAATCGTGGGGCCGCGGCTTGGCCTCGGTTTCCTCCAACCGTTTGGGAAATGATAGACAAGAGAATGTCGGGATATAAATAATTACGtcaatattaataatttttattttaaaaggtTATAATTTGTTAattcattgaattttcttttttttgtaaatGATAAATAGCAAAAACGAGATTTTATTTCAAGACCTTCTTATTAATAGTCAAAGTCTTTACCAGTTGATATTTTCGACACTTATCACGTAAGATTTCGAATACTCAATGTTTACCCAATAAATTAAGGAAGTCAATCTTATATTTCGCATTATTTAATTTTGATTCAAGCTGTTGTTATTGCGTGTGGTGGCCACAAATTAAttagttatattttttataaacacCATATTAATGGAACTATTTATACAGACCTTCTAGAAGAATCATATCAtgtaactattttttttttttgtgtttcgtCGATCCAAAGTTTATATGGGAAGTTTTATTTATTAAAGCTTTTATATATATGATTCTTTTCTAATCAGTTAAAAACTTTGGGATCAGTGACGAAAACTCTTATCATTATATTTCTTTGTTTTGTCCAgtgattaattaaaaatatttataaaatatttatttttcacttcACTTGTACCATATATTTGTACAATCTCTCTCCACACATCCTTAAGTGGGGGGAGGTTGTAATAATTTCAATGTTAGTCTTATATTGAaagtgaataaaattttaaattaatcttGATGAGCATACAATTTACACTTAAACATGTTGATCAATAATTCAGATTTTAATTGATTAGTTATTCAATTGGATTTGATAAGTATTTTGAATCGATAATTCCAACTTAAAAAGTCAACTTAAATAGATTAGTTATTCAATATACTCAATTACATACAACATCAGGTATGGTGGTCTAAGAAGAGAAATATGTGCAGACCAGATTGGTCTGAGATCTCCAGAAAGATATTTGTAGAAGACGTGAGCTGCTCTCTTTGATGTACTACTGAAACAAAAAGAGTAGAGGTGGATGCGCAGTACTGGTTGGATTACATTAAGTACATTGAATAACATGCAGAGTTGTGCCAGTAAAATTTCCCAACACTTGGCATAGGGTTCTCTGTTGCAGTCTCTTTTGTTCAATGGATGAGTGACGAAGACATGTCAAGGACAGGTAGTGCAGAAGAACCTCACAGGCCACAATATAAAGGCATCACCTACCTCTCGAGGGCTCTCGATGATTAAGATTCCGCTGGTACGGTTCTATATAGAACTCGATTACACCGAGATATTTGTTGAGTGTTGATTGCATCTGAAGCTCCCGTTCTTGCAAGGAGAGTAGAGAAGAACAGCTTGCAGTATGCAAAAGGGAAGGATGTGCTCTCAGGAAACATCAACCTCAAGCCCCACTTTAACCAATCAATCCATCATAGAACTTgttccaagccaaaaagaggagtcTTCGCCATTGTTCTACTCACCTACATATCCGTGTATACATCTTCGCATGCCCAAACATGCATCATATGCTCCATGGATGCAGCATGTGGAGGCATTCGAGAACCCTGAGCAATGGACTCTAGCTAGCTTCGTAGAACTTTACGTGGTTAAGTGATGGCAGACTGCTAGTCTCGAAATCGACCATCAATTTCTGTAAAAAGCTTCCATGGTTGCATTCTGTTTAAGCTACAGGAGACCAGATTCTGTGTCCTCTTTGGCAAATCACATGCAAAATGGTGCAACTGCAGTGTCCTTGCCATGTAGAACTGTCTCAACCTTCAGATGGTTAACCCCGTTCGGATAGATTGAAAATGATATCTCTTCGATACTCTCAGAAGCACGAGAAGAGAGCTACGGCAACAAAGATGGCACGATGATGGAAGCAGAGGCCTATAAATTATTTTGCTGCGGCATCTCCTCCATCAACTTTTGGGCACAAAGCAAATCATCTAACGTCCACCATCCACTTGGCTTAGTTCCTAAGAAAGCAGCTACCGACCAGCACTATAAATCGAGCAGTGATCTGTCTCTCCTTCCAAGTGCACAGAGGACGGAAGGAGAAGCGAAGACATGGGAGGAAAGAGGGGTTCTTCCAAGTCCTTCGGCTGCCTTTGCTTCGGGAGGTCGAGGAACAGAGACGAAGAGGTTGACTGGGAGCAGAGGTACACGAGGAGGATAAGTTCGAGCGATGAGGACCGGGGACGATGGATCGGCGAACCGGATGTGGACAAGAAGGCTTCAGATTTCATCGCTAGATTTTATGCTTCACGTTTCATGGACTCTGAGCATCAGGCTATCATGGTTTAGGTTCCAAGTCGCACCATTTTTTTGTGCTTCTTCTGTTCATCTCAGTGTGTCACGTAGTGTGTCCACCACAATGACTGCACAACGGAGAATAAAAGCTTGCCATGTTTCTTTCTCTCAATTTAACCTTCGCTTTGCTTTTGTCTGCCCGTGTCGATGCTTCTGACCGCTTGTGTTGATAGTTGCTGTCACGGAAGAGTTAAGCTTTTGTTATACAGGCAACAAAAAAAATCTATCTTCATTTTGAAATCTTGCAAGAACATGCACTAACTAACATCTTTGCCATGTTTGTTTCTCTGGATCAAGAAATGAAGGAGGAGGAAAGATTTTCTTGCCACGTTTGTTCTTCTCGATCTGGAAGAAAGATGTTAGCTTTTGACTGATTCTTCATATTATTCGGTGATATAATCTAATCTTTACAGCGAAATAAAATCTCGGTTTCCTTTCTTCAAGTTGCTAATGTTGCAGACTGTATCGACTCATAAATGACTAGCATCGACAAGAAAGTAGTCCACAGACACTGTTGTTGTTCGGTACAACGATTAATCATATAAACTGCAACTTAATGTGCATGCGAACTCGATATTCTCTCAACTCTCGATGAATCTACTCCGATCCAGCTGAAGTGCCCCTAATTTGTTTCTCAGCGGTGCAATGCAGGAAGCTTTGTGATTCCACTGTTCTACACGAAGTGACAATATCAGGTGTTTTTGTGCAAAACCCTAACCTGTAGACTGTGTGCGCATAAAAGAATAATTTATCATGTGCTGATTTGGATGATGATCTTTGTTATGACTCTAGCAAGGCTAATTTGTTTCTCTTTGCCATCTTCCGAAAGCTATGGAGCAAAACCTTCTCTCTTCTCCATGACTCTCAGCATTTTCCATTGTTTTTCTCAAGTTTTCCACACATGCATCTTATCTTAATCATCACCTAACATTCATTCTCTTTTAAGGTCTCATTCCAGATCATTCTGGAGTACTCTTTTCTTCTCTCATATATTCTGACATTTCACTACTCATGAAAAGAACTCCATTTAACCTGAACATTCTTTTGGGGGGCATCAAACCTTGTTCTTTCCAGCTGTTGCTCACGAACGAGAATCTAACCTGCTCATCATCATTGTCTTCTACGACACACACGAACACGTTATGACACCATCTTTAACTTCAGCATTGACTACCATGATTTGATTCGAAGAAAAATTAAATTACCAACAGGATTCAAATTGAAACTAAATAGAAGGGAACTAAAACCAAATCGATCTAATGATTCGTAGGTTTCATATCAAATCAGAACTGATTAGGAGCAGTTCGATTCTGGTTCTCAGGTTTGGGAAATCGAATATCGTTGGTTTCTGAATCGAtggttcaatatttttttttagaaaaagggACAATCGAAATAGAACTTAATGTTGGGCTCAAACGATCGGCCTACATTCTGCGCCTAATCCAACAATTGGTGGAGAGGCAAA
This genomic stretch from Musa acuminata AAA Group cultivar baxijiao chromosome BXJ3-9, Cavendish_Baxijiao_AAA, whole genome shotgun sequence harbors:
- the LOC135649962 gene encoding calcium sensing receptor, chloroplastic-like produces the protein MTVPCIGRNRQSPEDWDAPAALTVITRQISSSTQSSVRFFDNPPPHKRSGEEDLLLYRTQPTTRSPTVARTQSTRRPIEPTTTESVLKVRIDHTHSGSSRARGEGDEEEEEMAMVAFRAAAAASTSPRPPLSKPQQAQPQHHQSKLLHPKQSLPLLPPRTPAALSFVAVLSAAVPGEARAFSFPKEDIVSSLTKAEDTIGQVVDVGSSVWGFSLDVFRSLSETLKPGVDAALPILQSASKEALKIASPVVSDASKQAKEALQSVGVDPSPVLTAAQTIADAAQQTTKIIEGAKPLASATVEKITSSSPSVVVVTAGALFVGYLLLPPIWSTISFNFRGYKGNLSPAQALDVITAQNYLMIDIRSEKDKNKAGVPRLPSNAKNKMISVPLEELPSKIKGLVTSSKKVEADIAALKISYLKKINKGSNIVIMDSYSDIAKLVARTLTSLGFKNCWIVTDGFSGGKGWLQSRLGTDSYNASLVEVLSPSRVIPAAAARFGTTSSTALQSTRKLLPGSVEN
- the LOC135648659 gene encoding protein CHAPERONE-LIKE PROTEIN OF POR1, chloroplastic-like, which translates into the protein MEAVRLPSPTSCCCCFSRSLIHRRPSLLLPARMPAGKRAGGAAFGTPRCSLDAAIGGGNYSYEYVPKFPRMNIRDPYKCLGVGHDASEEEIREARNFLLEQYAGHESSVETIEAAYERILFTSFKERKKTKFNLKSRLRKKVVESPPWMKRLLEFVELPPTDVILRRLFFFVFMGAWSVINSAESGPAFQVALSILSCIYFLNDKMKNLVRASATGFGVLLVGWAVGSVVVPMIPSVVHPSWTIELLTSLISYVFLFLACTFLK
- the LOC135649032 gene encoding tetraspanin-8-like, coding for MVQISNSLVGFLNFLTLLISFPILGAGLWFRLHAATECERFLQLPLLVLGGFLLVVSVLGLIGACCRVSFFMWLYLFVMFLLILAMIVFTIFAFVVTNKGVGEAVSGVGFKEYRLSDYSGWLQKRVENWETWRQIDGCLKDAQVCAGFEGFAGLQASQFFAKNLSPLQSGCCKPPTFCGFQYKNATFWTIPTTGLKSTDADCKLWSNDQDKLCYDCGSCKAGVLATLKTKWKAVSIFNVALLVFLIIVYSIGCCALRNNRAKRHGGYYPYAR